In the genome of Xiphias gladius isolate SHS-SW01 ecotype Sanya breed wild chromosome 1, ASM1685928v1, whole genome shotgun sequence, the window AGCGGCGTTAATGAACCAAAACGGTAAATTGTGAAGCAGAAAACCAAAAAGACGCTGAAACACAACATAGAGCAGAGGGGAAGCGCAGAGTACGGTGATGATTCTCTGCAGGGATCGCTGAGCAGACAACGTACTaaagacaacaacaactacGCCCCAGATCAACCTCACCTATGTAGTCGAAGCTGCCAGGTGCCAGGCGCTCAGGTAAATGTGTGGCAAACAGGAAGCCTGTTAGGAAAGCCAAGGCGACGTGGTTGTAGTGGAGGATGTTGGTATCGTTGTCTGTACAGCCCTCCCCTACGCACAGGAAAACCTGTGAACgcagcacgcacgcacgcacacacacatcagattTAACAGATAACACTAATGTCAACATTATTCATGAAACAGAAAACCACTTATATCACCTTCAAATTCACTGAGGAAGCTTAAACTCCTTTAGTAAGCATCTGCCAGAGGAGCTGCCGGGTAACTTGCCGTAGAAGAGTAAGATTTTAGTCACAAAGGCGAAAGTGTAAAATTTTATGAGGCtggattttacaaaaaaataaaataaaaaagaaaatcgaCAGTTTGGCAATACATCTCTGCATATATCCATgtcagaaaagaaatgtttacacTTTTATCTTAGTGTAAAATGGGAGCGGCTCTAACCATTCATCCGAAAGACGAGCTGAAACAGATACTTTAGGATTTCATCAGCACTGATCATTTTAACCTGACGTACTTCATTTCCAATTAAAGAGCTTTGGTAAGATTTATGGCGTTACAGGAGGAAACACTGGGCGTTTGGCTTGTTGTCCCCCAAAGATCCGAACCGTGATTTTTTTGCTCCTATGCTCCATTGTATCAGCTTCATATCCAATACAAGAGGAAAACTGACctttgtgttattattattacaaagcATGTATGTTCAGAAATCTAACATAATATATCGGGTAGCCGCCATTTTTGTGACTATTTCAGGTGAAGAGTCCTCACTGCGTCAACTGTTTAGTGGTTTTGTATGTTTACGTGCGCTAACTGCCCATCACATTCCCCTCCTACAGAAACCATTCATCATACATCACATCATAACTTTATGtgcatttgaaaataaactgcTCAGCTGGTGTCGATTATTACTTTAAATCATATCACGTCTGAAAAAACACTTGTCCTGATCAACACAAAGTAGTTTATGCTCCAGACCCAGGACCCTATAAGCTACAACACGCACTCGTCTATGTCTTTTTAGATGTGTCTTGTGTGAGGAAACAGATGTGTGAAGTGCACAGACGTGACCGTACCCTGTAGAACAGAGGAATGTTGTCGAACAGGTAGGGGTAGGCAAAGGCAACAACGCGAAGACATTTGCTGAACTTTGGACTCTGGCACTCGGGGAATCTGCAATGAGACACGTTATTTTCAGTAATGAGAAACAGCACTTTCATTCATGGAATATTCCTAATGTTTACGCTGTGTTACAGATGTGGAGGAAGCTATGTGCAAACATCTTGCACCGCTTTGCTAATGGTAATGCCTTAATTGTATGAGAAtttgttaataatttaataCCATAATATTGAAACACTGAAGGACATAAAATATAGTAATCCACATGGGTACAGTTTGAATTTTACGTCATTCTTAAGCAGAATGGTGTGCTTCTCTAGCTAGTGGCTAGAAATTCCCATATAAGTAAAGGAATCCAttagagaaaatacatttttactctAGAAATTTAAATCAAAGAGCCTGAAAGGAATCAATTCATAAATTAATTTGTGAGAGACTGTGACAGATTTAAGAATTGTTCTATTCCATATGATAACCAGAAAACTTTAACCACCTTTGATTTTCTTAGAATTAAAACCAGCGAGCCAATGTTGTTGCAGAACAACATTCGCTGTTGGCTCTGTCAGTCCCTCTAACCTGTTCAGCTGAAACTACACTGGGAGTTAATCACCGTTTAGGGTTGGTCCCTATAGTCACTATGTCACACCCATTGTATTGAACGGTGAGTTGCTCAGTGCTCCTGTTTAAATCCCAGTCAATAATGTCTGTGGGATGAAGTCATTCTGAAGACATGTCAGTATTGTAAAGAGATAGTCGAGCATTTATGAACTGCATTTATCCGTCGCTAACATGATTTGAGGCACAGCAACAATATTTTTGGGCAGAAtagtggagagagaggaggagcagattTTTAGGCAAATGCATGGTCTTTACCTCTTGACGACGTCACTATTATATTGTAGAAATGGGAAGCCCAGCCTTAGCAGTGGGGAGAGATGAGTGAAAGAAGAACAAGCAACAACATTAATCCGGTACATGAAGAAGACAACAGTGCTAACAATGTGATAATTGCTGAAAATGCAAGAGGTGGAACAGTGCTCTCTCTCCTCAATGACAAAGGTCCCTGAATAATTCTGATTTTGGCGATCGATCTGTGAGGAACCCATAAGGTTGTTCGCTGCACTTACCACAGTTTTGAAAAGACGCCTCTCACCATCTAGattcaaaaaataatcataaaaattcCACCCACTGCTCAGggatttttaactttaactgaGTTGCAACTCTATTTCATAATGACATGCAGTGTGTCCTTGTTCAATCTGTGCaatttgaatcaaaatgaaaagttttataGTCAGTTATGTATGTCATTGTAacacattgttttctctttccataCACAGTAAGGTGTTTATACtcatgttaaataaaatgtgcaagGAGGTTTTCAGCCGGCTTTGGAACTATTGTTGCAACCTGTGGTAGGTGTTGTAGAACAACTTTCTGGGGTTTTTCAAAGATCACCGGgaatttttgtctttcagaaaATGAATGCTTGGCACACAGCATCACAACATTTGTTCAGCCTGGTAATGTTTAGCCTGCTAGCGTGTTAACCCTTCGCGACGTGTTGCTCTTCTCCTTTTCCCACATGAAAACCATAATTGCTAAGATAGGAACCGCGTCAGCTGGTAGCTGTGCCAAGTTAATCCTCTCACCGTACCTGGAGTAGCAGGCCAGGCCGGTGCAGATGACCGTGTTGAGCATAGCCATGGGGACGTAGCACTGGTGGAGGAAGCTGTTCACCCACTTGTCCGGGAAAACGTAAGCCGAGTAGATGATTGCTGACCCTGCAGGAGCACACAACAACAGTGCAAAATTGTAAGCTTTCAGCACTGCACGTTTAGtatcagggggaaaaaagtatcTGTACACTCCACTCTGAGGGATTTATCATTTATGGTGTTGTGTTCAGCACCGTTTACATACACAAGGGAGACAGCTTTCAATATAACGTTTGTGACATGCAGTGTGTTAGAGTAACTCTGTTTCTGCACTTTTACCAAATTACTCGCTGACCTCTGCTACCTCTGAACTGCTTACAAAGGCAGCTTATCTGATGTCTCTCTGACAGGGCGTGCACTGTTCCGCGTAAGAAAACACGACATTTTAAGATACACTGAATTCCATGAATCGTGCCATGCTTTCACACACCATATCTGATAGAGTTACTGATACTGTAAGTTGTTAAGTCACCGAAGCCAGTTCGGTAACAAGACTGTGCACGTGGAGAGTTCGGTGCCTAAAACAGAACCACTTAATGCCACCGCTAATGCCATTTTCTCCGGGCTCTACCGAACCATCTGGCGGTCGACCACGGACACCTACCCAGGCTGTAGAAACTGAGGGCCCCGTAGTCGAAAAAGAAGCAGATGTGGCGTGCCCGCGCCGACATGCTGCTGAAAGTGTGAGCGCAGCTGGATGCCAGCGGATACATGCAGCACGAGAACAGGAAGATCACCAGGGGCCAGGTGAAGGAGTCCTGCCATGCTGTCTGCATCAGCACCACTGTCACTAGTTTCCATAGGAAGTACCTGTCAGAAGAAACAGGTCACAGCAAAGTTACATGAATTGGAATGGATGCAGCAGCacggttttttttaataaaagaaggCTGTTATTACATGAACGATTATGCCGGAGTCATTGCTCAATACCTTCCGTCGCACTGTGAAAGTATCGGTAGCAGTTAAGTAGTATCGCTGGAATATTTGCACATATATGAGATAATAAAGGAGTAGCTGAACATTCGGCGTATGATATTTGTAAATCATACGCCGAATGTGGGCGTAAGCACAGTGTAAACAGACTATTCCTTTCAGACTTCCGTGCTGACACGGGAACAGATACGGCACGTAACTTCGCGTAGACCCACAACTTgtcaattttacatttctgtctgtttaagGATCAAACAGAACAAGTGTGTCTCAGCTCCAGAAGTGTCGGCAGGCGTACTGATGACCCGCGGAGAGAGCTAGCTGCTAGCTGTACCCCTCCCGtgtccagtttttatgctaagagAAGCTAACTTCCTCCCAGCTGTCCCTCCATATTTCATGCACAAAGATGAGAGTGGTGTCCATCTTAGCATCTCACCCTCAGCAAGGGTGTAAAAGTAGATTTCCCCAAATgttcccaattttttttaaaaaattggatttaaatatttaaacagctCCTTGCTGTGAGGTTCCAGTAAACCCTGAGCCAATAAGCTggtcggagagagagaggctcaTTAGCGAGCAGAGctacaaaaagcagaaaagtgtGCACCACCTATCTAATGTCCAATTACCTTCTGTAGCAGACTTCAGCAGAATGCCCACATTAtgacaacagagacaaagacatttaattAGCCACGGTCACggtactggggaaaaaaaaaaaggcatactGGGCTTGTCATCACAGTCAGAGTACCTGTCAGTGTCAGGAAAAACAATAAGTTCATAATTAAGtaacatgttcattttttaCTCAGTTAAATCATGCCTTCGTCAGCAACTGTCAGTTACACAACAGCTACCAGTTCTGTACAAAATGCTTAATCTTATCAGGAGGCTATAGTTTGCCTTGTCTACCGCGGCCACTGTTTCCACGTCTCAGTGCACCTCATTAACAAATCAACATTATTTGTGCTTTTCCCCGTCACTGAGCAGTTAACTAATTGCGGCAACTCATATGGAAGCCTTGAGCACAGATCTACTCATTAGCGGCCGGCCTGCAGGTCTCCACGCCGTGCCCCATGATACAAAATACTCATGTGCCCTCAGTATATCCTCCACTCACaaacacccacacccacacacacacacacacacacacacaaatacatgtgcAATTTCTCTGTGGACTTATGCAGTCAAAGCAACTGGCATCTCAGCAGGGAGGAAGTGCAGGGTGGCTAGTGGGCGAAGGAGTCTCTGTAGTAATTTCAAATGCTAAAACATGctcatatgaacacacacacacacacacacacacacacacacacacacacacacacacacacacacacacacacacacacacacacacacacacacacaataattgCATCAGGATATTAGTTACATAGCTGCCACAAGTCATGGATTTTACCTAGATGCTGTGCAGTAGTGTAATGTTTGCCAAACTCGGGGAGGAAGCTGAGGAGCCATAATTCTGCTTTTATTGAGCCCCAGTTAAAATGAACACACTGTGTAGAGATGTATAGTAGAGGGATACGGAGAGTTGTCCTCATTCTCATCCTCTTTCTATCTCCCACTCAGCatctatctttcttttttctcttctttagcttttcagtctgtctgcctgcaCCTAAAGACGTTGCATCTGGCGTCCCGTCTTCACTCAGAAAGATGGTAGAAGCTGGGAAAACTCAGACAGACATAAGGCAACAAGCTGCCAAGTCTTTGAGTTTACAAAATTTAAGGGCCAGCTCAACACCCGCCTTTGTTTGAATGctttttcaatttgcacattAACACCAGAACTTTGCAAAAATCtcgaaatgtcagaaaaaagttcttacgcttggctgaggtggaaaagttggtacAAAACGAAATGCTACGAAGTACAACGGAAACAGACCTAGTGAAGAAATTATGATGCACATGAATCATGTCACTTAAACATCCacttaaaaaactaaaaaaataagcggcaaatggaaaacagatctgtgtggagcgataAGGAAACTGTAATGTTCCTCAAATGACTACATGAAACAAATAGAAATGACACATTTCCAtcatattttctacatttatttttttttccccacacttTGAGATCTGAGCGGAGCTCTTTAAACTACTCTGTCTCATTGagtcctcttcctctgcaatggtttaatggcacccgACTGGAAAATTAGCACCACCAGATATTTATCGCGATGAACCAGCTCTTAATATTTGTGTAGCAGTCGTGGGTGGGAACacacattaatttgcattttcttttaccaGTTTTCTCGAAATTCGGTTAAACTTTGTGCcgcatttggatggaaactaGAATCCATCTAATGGATACTGGTTCGAAATCTGAAACTTaaatgtgtgacaaagaaagagTGCAGGGAATGGTTGAGTCTTATCTTTATCATGGTGATCCGAGAGAAGACCATGTGACCTATCTGATAGATAAGATAGGTTCAGAAATTGTCAGTTTGTAAAACCACATGATGAAATTATGTAGGAACATTTTTGATCCGTCTCTGACCTGCCAGCTTTAAAAGCTGTGCAGGATTCCTTTTTCATGACAGAATGCTTCCTGATTCCTCACAGAATTAACCTTATGTTACTACCTATGCTGAAGGGAATCCCTCTAATaatccttttccttttctgaatGAAGTAAAACTTTACAATATGTACCAATCTAACAAGCAAATAAGGTGGTGGCAGGTGGCACTTGTTAATGAATCTTAAAACCGTAACACATTGCaggcaaaaataacatttatccACTGTACCAGGTGGGCAAAAAGTGGGTCCAGATGTTGAGTGTCTCATTGGTCAGCTGGAACAGGCTCAGGATGCAGTCAGTGGCTGAGCTGCGGGGGTGTCGGTACCCGGAGATGATACTGTCCTCGTGGAAAACCTCGAAAACGAAATCTCTTGGTTATTCCTCAGTCGGTTTTGACAACTTCGATAAATCTGTTTTTCGATTACTCTGGCAGAAGCAGGAGTCTCTGAAATCTGTTTTAAGCAGAGTGAGGCAAAATACACAAGACTAGGAAATTATCAGTGGACCAAGTGTTGCATGTTTAATGCAAAAACCCATACAAAATATCACAGTGGTCAATTAACTCAGCGGTT includes:
- the paqr5b gene encoding membrane progestin receptor gamma-B isoform X2, with product MQTAWQDSFTWPLVIFLFSCCMYPLASSCAHTFSSMSARARHICFFFDYGALSFYSLGSAIIYSAYVFPDKWVNSFLHQCYVPMAMLNTVICTGLACYSRLGFPFLQYNSDVVKRFPECQSPKFSKCLRVVAFAYPYLFDNIPLFYRVFLCVGEGCTDNDTNILHYNHVALAFLTGFLFATHLPERLAPGSFDYIGHSHQLFHVCGILGTHFQMKAIEQDMATRRPWLLEHSIPITFSNSVGAALLCVLLNLTIIFLYSLPLLSAPVCREKKCGKCPKKASAKVCPCC
- the paqr5b gene encoding membrane progestin receptor gamma-B isoform X1, which translates into the protein MLSLIRFPRVFTINQVPKVFHEDSIISGYRHPRSSATDCILSLFQLTNETLNIWTHFLPTWYFLWKLVTVVLMQTAWQDSFTWPLVIFLFSCCMYPLASSCAHTFSSMSARARHICFFFDYGALSFYSLGSAIIYSAYVFPDKWVNSFLHQCYVPMAMLNTVICTGLACYSRLGFPFLQYNSDVVKRFPECQSPKFSKCLRVVAFAYPYLFDNIPLFYRVFLCVGEGCTDNDTNILHYNHVALAFLTGFLFATHLPERLAPGSFDYIGHSHQLFHVCGILGTHFQMKAIEQDMATRRPWLLEHSIPITFSNSVGAALLCVLLNLTIIFLYSLPLLSAPVCREKKCGKCPKKASAKVCPCC